A DNA window from Aminiphilus circumscriptus DSM 16581 contains the following coding sequences:
- a CDS encoding isochorismatase family protein, translated as MKPCVFTPEKTMFLLIDVQEKLFPAIANGETLRGSLHRLAEAMKHLSIPTLLTEQYPKGLGDTLPTLKAIVTSATSHRTFEKTSFSCCGEEGFLELLDSMNRPQIVLCGIETHICVLSTTMELLERGFDVAVAADATGSRNPEHHQLALDAMRQCGALVVPVETIVYQLVGKSGTDLFKRILPLFK; from the coding sequence GTGAAACCATGCGTGTTCACTCCCGAAAAAACCATGTTCCTTCTCATAGACGTGCAGGAGAAGCTCTTTCCTGCCATTGCAAACGGCGAAACGCTCCGAGGGAGCCTTCATCGCCTCGCCGAGGCGATGAAGCACCTGTCCATTCCCACACTCCTCACCGAACAATACCCCAAAGGATTGGGAGACACTCTTCCGACGCTGAAGGCCATCGTCACCTCCGCCACCTCTCACCGCACCTTCGAGAAAACCAGTTTCTCCTGCTGCGGCGAAGAAGGATTTCTGGAGCTGCTGGACTCGATGAACCGCCCCCAAATCGTCCTCTGCGGCATCGAGACCCATATTTGCGTTCTTTCCACCACCATGGAACTCCTGGAGCGGGGGTTCGATGTGGCCGTCGCCGCGGACGCGACGGGGAGCAGAAATCCCGAACATCACCAGCTCGCGCTCGACGCGATGCGCCAGTGCGGCGCCCTCGTCGTTCCCGTGGAGACCATCGTCTACCAACTCGTGGGTAAATCCGGAACAGACCTGTTCAAGCGGATCCTGCCTCTGTTCAAGTAA
- a CDS encoding aminotransferase class I/II-fold pyridoxal phosphate-dependent enzyme produces MTYIAQRARQGNEGIFSMINRCCSEKRARNETVINLGEGSPNRTPAPPILQEIVAACRQDEAYRYPFILADLPKAISDWYAERFGVDADPCREILPLWGTQEGLAHLPLALMEHGDSCILPDPGYPIYHYLPTLVDGTGHALPLRKERGFLPDFSDVTSDVARNARFLLLNFPNNPLGVVASLEVLEEAVAFCRAHDIVLVYDNAYSELTFDGESAPSILQVPGAKDVAVEFNSVSKTFNLAGIRLGYILGNADVVGALTRLKGNMDFGLFHPTQRAAICALTHPDRDTIIAGVRTMYQERRNAFVEGAASLGWNVTPPRGSMFIWTNVPGGGDDVAFARFCIERASVAVVPGSAFGFNGKGFIRIALTQEVPVLKQAARQIGQVLAEWCSTHH; encoded by the coding sequence ATGACCTACATCGCCCAACGAGCCAGGCAAGGGAACGAAGGCATCTTCAGCATGATCAACAGATGCTGCTCGGAAAAAAGAGCGCGGAACGAAACGGTAATCAATCTCGGCGAGGGCAGTCCGAACAGAACACCGGCTCCGCCGATCCTTCAGGAGATCGTGGCCGCCTGCCGGCAGGATGAAGCCTACCGCTATCCTTTCATTCTCGCCGACCTTCCGAAAGCCATCAGCGATTGGTACGCCGAACGGTTCGGCGTGGACGCGGACCCCTGCCGGGAGATTCTTCCCCTTTGGGGAACCCAGGAGGGGCTCGCCCATCTGCCGCTTGCCCTCATGGAGCACGGTGACTCCTGTATTCTTCCGGACCCGGGATACCCCATCTACCACTATCTGCCCACTCTCGTGGATGGAACGGGACACGCTCTTCCTCTCCGGAAAGAGCGGGGATTTCTTCCCGACTTTTCCGACGTCACCTCCGATGTCGCCCGGAATGCGCGATTTCTGCTGCTCAATTTTCCGAACAACCCTCTCGGCGTCGTCGCTTCTCTGGAGGTTCTGGAAGAGGCCGTGGCGTTCTGCAGAGCCCATGACATCGTCCTGGTCTACGACAATGCCTACAGCGAACTCACCTTCGACGGCGAGAGCGCACCGAGCATCCTGCAAGTCCCCGGGGCGAAGGACGTGGCCGTGGAATTCAACTCCGTATCCAAAACGTTCAACCTCGCAGGCATCCGCCTCGGCTATATTCTCGGCAACGCCGACGTGGTCGGTGCGCTGACCAGACTCAAGGGCAACATGGACTTCGGCCTTTTCCATCCTACCCAGCGCGCGGCCATCTGCGCCCTCACCCACCCCGACAGGGACACCATCATCGCCGGTGTCCGGACCATGTATCAGGAGCGAAGAAATGCCTTCGTGGAGGGTGCCGCTTCCCTGGGGTGGAACGTGACCCCTCCCCGGGGGAGTATGTTCATCTGGACGAACGTTCCCGGAGGAGGCGACGATGTGGCATTCGCTCGTTTCTGCATCGAGCGGGCGAGCGTCGCAGTCGTTCCCGGCAGCGCTTTCGGCTTCAACGGAAAAGGGTTCATCCGCATCGCCCTGACCCAGGAAGTCCCCGTCCTGAAGCAGGCCGCCCGACAGATCGGCCAGGTCCTTGCGGAATGGTGTTCCACACATCACTAA
- a CDS encoding NAD(P)-dependent malic enzyme, which translates to MPLDRMRSLELHRKAKGKIKIYPTINIHSEEDLALAYVPGSVAPALAIQENVEKCFEYTGKGNRVAVISDGTAILGLGDVGPEAGMPVIEGKCLLFKLFGDVNAIPLCVNSPRNAEDIVHLAMMLAPNFGGINIEDISSPNTFTVVRELQNRLDIPVFCDDQQGTAVVVLAGLWNALEIVDKRLSEISIVICGSGAAGIATAELLFTAGAKNITVLNSRGILGPDNPNMNHIQEELSKKTNPEGRKGGIEAALRGADVLIGASRGGVISQEAVSSMNNRSIVFALALPEPEIDVEAARAAGAAVVATGLLRENANPMLNLHAFPGIMRGALDVRATTFTPGMFLAAAETLATAVDRRRLTPQHILPNVFSDEVAPRIAEAVAQTAVREGVAANPLPAGTVYNETWQRLFAHVMGAI; encoded by the coding sequence ATGCCCCTCGACCGCATGCGCTCTCTGGAATTGCACAGAAAAGCAAAAGGAAAGATCAAGATCTACCCTACGATCAACATTCATTCGGAGGAAGACCTCGCCCTCGCCTATGTGCCGGGAAGCGTCGCCCCCGCATTGGCTATCCAGGAAAACGTCGAGAAATGCTTTGAATACACCGGAAAAGGCAACCGTGTGGCAGTCATTTCCGACGGCACGGCCATCCTCGGCCTTGGCGACGTGGGCCCCGAGGCAGGCATGCCCGTCATCGAGGGGAAATGCCTGCTCTTCAAGCTTTTCGGCGACGTGAACGCCATTCCGCTTTGCGTCAACTCGCCCAGAAACGCGGAGGATATTGTCCACCTGGCCATGATGCTCGCTCCAAACTTCGGAGGCATCAACATCGAGGACATCTCCAGCCCGAATACGTTCACCGTGGTCCGGGAACTGCAGAACCGGCTCGACATTCCCGTCTTCTGCGATGACCAGCAGGGAACCGCCGTGGTGGTCCTCGCGGGACTGTGGAACGCACTGGAGATCGTCGACAAAAGGCTGTCCGAGATCTCCATTGTTATCTGCGGCTCCGGCGCGGCGGGCATCGCCACCGCAGAACTACTTTTCACCGCTGGCGCAAAAAACATCACCGTGCTGAACAGCCGAGGTATTCTCGGACCGGATAACCCGAACATGAACCACATCCAGGAAGAACTCTCGAAAAAAACAAATCCCGAGGGAAGAAAGGGAGGTATCGAGGCAGCTCTCAGAGGGGCGGATGTCCTCATCGGCGCCTCCCGGGGCGGAGTCATTTCCCAGGAAGCGGTGTCCTCCATGAACAACCGGAGCATCGTCTTCGCCCTCGCGCTCCCGGAGCCGGAAATCGACGTCGAGGCCGCCCGAGCCGCCGGAGCCGCCGTCGTGGCAACGGGACTTTTGAGGGAAAACGCCAATCCGATGCTCAACCTTCACGCTTTTCCGGGCATCATGCGGGGAGCCCTGGACGTGCGGGCCACTACCTTCACCCCCGGCATGTTTCTCGCCGCCGCGGAAACCCTGGCGACGGCGGTGGATCGCAGGCGACTTACTCCACAGCACATTCTTCCGAACGTCTTCTCCGACGAAGTGGCTCCACGCATCGCCGAAGCGGTGGCCCAAACAGCGGTACGAGAGGGTGTCGCCGCAAATCCGCTCCCGGCGGGTACCGTGTACAACGAGACGTGGCAACGTCTTTTTGCCCATGTGATGGGAGCGATCTGA
- a CDS encoding methyltransferase family protein: MRKPSDVSVRASLGALAFRLRGGAWSLAYMVLLGLARPTLPSLLAGLVLVFFGQMLRFWGVGCIVRYRGEKVGAERLVTWGPFAFVRNPLYLGNGLIGLGWALAGNTHVGVVFFLLLFSLLYILLIIPHEECFLEDRFGVAFAAYRAKTGMLLPKRIPSREELQGTFDVSVLWRSERHSLYVTVLGSALILSRLWW; encoded by the coding sequence ATGCGGAAGCCCAGTGACGTCTCTGTGCGTGCGTCCCTCGGAGCGTTAGCGTTTCGCCTTCGCGGCGGAGCGTGGAGTCTTGCCTACATGGTTTTGCTCGGCCTGGCTCGCCCCACGCTCCCAAGTCTTTTGGCGGGGCTGGTTCTTGTGTTTTTTGGGCAGATGCTCCGCTTTTGGGGGGTAGGGTGCATTGTCCGCTACCGCGGAGAAAAAGTGGGTGCGGAGCGGCTGGTCACATGGGGGCCCTTTGCCTTTGTCAGGAACCCGCTGTATTTGGGCAACGGCCTGATCGGCCTCGGGTGGGCACTCGCAGGCAACACCCATGTTGGCGTTGTCTTTTTCCTCCTCCTTTTTTCCCTACTCTACATTTTGTTGATCATCCCTCACGAGGAGTGTTTTTTGGAGGACCGTTTCGGCGTCGCTTTTGCGGCGTATCGGGCAAAAACGGGCATGCTCCTGCCGAAGCGAATCCCTTCCCGGGAAGAGCTGCAGGGAACGTTCGATGTCTCCGTTCTCTGGCGGAGCGAGCGCCATTCTCTGTATGTCACTGTCCTAGGGAGCGCTCTCATCCTCTCGCGTCTCTGGTGGTAA
- a CDS encoding lysylphosphatidylglycerol synthase transmembrane domain-containing protein: MYVLYKRGVPIGKCVAITLTRTLITLFLLGFFAPLALILRPEFFRGRIFIKGVFTWVLFFVICSWVLVICSILYPKVIKRLGSWVTLVLNRLGFLKKRYNLSIVRRIYKEIDNYRENFRLFFFGGLPHFILGIVFSCLHLLCLFSVLPCLIWAVRLPVHYFEALMVQALFMFVLYFVPTPGASGVAEGGGAAIFKLLVPLNLAGVMAISWRFYTEYLAIFMGGIVAVKFLGWGITEKILNESTREKEETSEENAEAQ, from the coding sequence ATGTACGTGCTCTACAAGAGAGGTGTTCCCATCGGGAAATGCGTGGCCATAACGCTCACGAGGACTCTGATCACTCTTTTCCTGCTGGGGTTCTTCGCTCCTCTGGCGCTGATCTTGCGCCCCGAGTTTTTCAGGGGACGGATTTTTATCAAGGGCGTGTTCACCTGGGTTCTCTTTTTTGTGATCTGTTCGTGGGTGCTGGTGATCTGCAGTATTCTCTATCCGAAGGTCATCAAGCGCCTCGGCAGTTGGGTCACCCTCGTTCTCAACCGCCTGGGCTTCCTCAAGAAGCGGTACAATCTCTCCATCGTCCGGCGCATCTACAAGGAGATCGACAATTACCGCGAGAACTTCCGCCTGTTCTTCTTCGGTGGGCTGCCCCACTTCATTCTCGGCATCGTTTTCTCCTGTCTGCACCTTCTCTGCCTCTTCTCCGTGCTGCCCTGCCTCATCTGGGCAGTGAGGCTTCCCGTGCATTACTTCGAAGCTCTCATGGTGCAGGCGCTTTTCATGTTCGTGCTCTATTTTGTTCCCACGCCTGGGGCGAGCGGTGTTGCGGAAGGCGGGGGTGCGGCAATCTTCAAATTGCTTGTGCCGTTGAACCTGGCGGGTGTCATGGCGATTTCCTGGCGTTTCTACACGGAATACCTGGCGATCTTTATGGGAGGTATCGTGGCGGTCAAGTTCCTGGGCTGGGGCATCACCGAGAAAATCCTGAACGAAAGCACGCGGGAAAAAGAGGAGACAAGCGAAGAGAATGCGGAAGCCCAGTGA
- the fliD gene encoding flagellar filament capping protein FliD, with protein sequence MADYKEPLFSIPGVSSGISWGDMIDKIMEKARKPVELWETQQDTLRLKVKLYEEFSAVLKGTRNALTILKQPSTYKMKLAEITSLTPGVSNSSILTATASTEAYIGRWNIEVLQKAVAETRIGTRFDSASKALGLTGTFSIRVGDKVAEISVAASDSLRTINQMIARATDSASGASVGVTSKLIDNRLVLSSAESGTNTTLITEGKLTRSSSGSVDEIPFRTSGGAFPDILKLQYGAVTYQSGTDFTYNQSTGKITWLVGGNTPPAGVEYDVTYSGTENITKAATNTLTLPSSGIFPSSISITNGSTTYEEGTDYTYNAGTGEITWIAGPADGTALTVTLGNPKVDQNVFFLEPGTGDDIIAALGLNLNDADHYTAAQNAELLVEGVRVTRSSNTIDDLIGGVTLNLQGPGKVTLDVVSDMEKAVKSIEEFVAAYNDAMEWINVRLSEESAVNSLAKDDPKRSDDFYKKFGLLHGDSLLWQTKSQLRRLVTDPLNILGPLKQLSQIGISTEKTDYGKSGKLVFDKEAFMAAATPGSLPFMDQWMTDALGSSTTPLNQLKTDFTGGDFLIGVGGKQARITVKATDTLADVNAKINLAKDEASGNRISARSTIIDNVLSIASTDIDANITLQDPDGVLKKLGIDVSNPLDATHHVQDTSAYVGNLLTAAMTNLDTYFGNLVDSSQIAVGSAVTIKGRVASQISHLNSQITNIDNRISRFEQQLSIKQRGLFDQYSQMEVTLAKLNQQYSWLASTLGALTGNQQAAS encoded by the coding sequence ATGGCAGATTACAAAGAACCGCTCTTTTCCATCCCAGGAGTCAGCTCGGGCATCAGTTGGGGAGACATGATCGACAAGATCATGGAAAAAGCGCGCAAACCCGTGGAACTCTGGGAGACTCAGCAGGACACCCTGCGCCTCAAGGTGAAACTCTACGAGGAGTTTTCCGCCGTTCTGAAGGGTACACGGAACGCTCTCACGATCCTGAAGCAGCCTTCCACGTACAAGATGAAGCTGGCGGAAATCACGTCGCTCACTCCGGGCGTGTCGAACTCGTCCATCCTCACCGCCACGGCCAGCACAGAGGCCTACATCGGCAGGTGGAACATCGAAGTGCTCCAGAAAGCCGTGGCGGAGACCCGTATCGGCACGCGCTTCGACAGCGCCTCCAAGGCGCTCGGCCTGACGGGAACCTTCTCCATCCGCGTGGGGGACAAGGTGGCGGAGATCAGCGTCGCTGCGTCGGACAGCTTGCGGACGATCAACCAGATGATCGCCCGGGCCACCGATTCGGCGAGCGGAGCGAGCGTGGGTGTCACCTCAAAGCTTATCGACAACCGCCTCGTCCTCTCCAGCGCAGAGAGCGGCACGAACACGACTCTCATTACGGAAGGGAAACTCACCCGGAGCAGCTCCGGCAGTGTAGACGAGATTCCTTTCCGGACATCCGGTGGCGCCTTTCCCGATATCCTTAAACTCCAATACGGCGCTGTCACGTACCAATCCGGCACAGACTTCACCTATAACCAGTCCACAGGGAAGATCACCTGGCTCGTTGGGGGAAACACTCCTCCCGCAGGCGTCGAGTATGACGTCACGTATTCCGGAACGGAAAATATCACTAAAGCCGCCACGAACACCCTGACGCTCCCATCCTCTGGAATTTTTCCGTCGTCCATCTCCATCACCAACGGTTCCACTACTTATGAGGAGGGAACCGACTATACGTACAACGCCGGAACGGGAGAGATCACCTGGATCGCCGGCCCGGCGGACGGAACCGCCCTCACGGTGACTCTGGGCAACCCGAAGGTGGACCAGAACGTTTTCTTCCTGGAGCCCGGCACGGGGGACGACATCATCGCCGCCCTCGGCCTCAACCTCAACGACGCCGACCACTACACCGCCGCCCAGAACGCGGAACTTCTCGTCGAAGGGGTCCGGGTGACCCGTTCCAGCAACACCATCGACGATCTCATCGGCGGCGTCACCCTCAACCTGCAGGGACCGGGAAAAGTTACACTGGACGTGGTGTCGGACATGGAAAAGGCCGTCAAATCCATCGAGGAATTCGTCGCGGCCTACAACGACGCCATGGAGTGGATCAACGTCCGCCTCTCCGAGGAGTCCGCGGTGAACAGCCTCGCCAAGGATGATCCCAAGCGGAGCGACGATTTCTACAAGAAATTCGGCCTTCTCCACGGCGATTCCCTGCTCTGGCAGACCAAGTCCCAGCTCCGCCGTCTCGTGACGGACCCGTTGAACATCCTGGGCCCGTTGAAGCAGCTCTCCCAGATCGGCATCTCCACCGAAAAGACGGATTACGGCAAAAGCGGCAAGCTGGTCTTCGACAAGGAGGCCTTCATGGCCGCGGCCACGCCGGGCTCCCTGCCTTTCATGGATCAGTGGATGACAGATGCCCTGGGCAGCTCCACCACGCCGCTCAATCAACTGAAGACGGACTTCACCGGAGGCGACTTCCTCATCGGCGTCGGCGGAAAGCAGGCCCGAATCACCGTCAAGGCCACGGACACCCTGGCGGACGTCAACGCCAAGATCAACCTCGCCAAGGACGAGGCGTCCGGCAATCGCATCAGCGCCAGGAGCACCATCATCGACAACGTGCTCTCCATCGCGAGCACGGACATCGATGCGAACATCACCCTCCAGGATCCGGACGGTGTCCTGAAGAAGCTCGGCATCGACGTGTCGAATCCCCTGGACGCGACGCACCACGTCCAGGACACGTCTGCCTATGTGGGTAACCTGCTCACCGCCGCCATGACCAACCTGGACACCTACTTCGGCAACCTCGTGGACAGCTCCCAGATCGCCGTCGGCTCCGCCGTCACCATCAAGGGACGCGTTGCCAGCCAGATCAGCCATCTGAACTCGCAGATCACCAACATTGACAACCGCATCAGCAGATTCGAACAACAGCTTTCCATCAAACAGCGCGGTCTCTTCGACCAGTACAGCCAGATGGAGGTAACCCTGGCAAAGCTCAACCAGCAATATTCCTGGCTGGCAAGCACACTGGGGGCACTCACGGGAAACCAACAGGCCGCGAGCTGA
- a CDS encoding response regulator, giving the protein MEKIRIVLADDHRLFRDGMRRLLELEPDLEIVGEAGDGIEAVRVIRDVQPDIVLLDVSMPKLSGIDVVRELRSVQEMKKDPKFVAITAHDDEEYLRSLSAVGVHGYVLKSSGMMELLSAVRSVARGEPYVDQKVAGRLLTSFHARREEADILADLTPKEKEVLYWVSQGMSNQDVANRMVLSEKTVKNHVSHVLRKLDLRDRTQAAVLAWKLGLAQADPRAFAVAREAHAGGEE; this is encoded by the coding sequence ATGGAAAAAATCCGCATAGTGCTTGCCGATGATCACAGGCTTTTTCGTGATGGTATGCGCCGTCTCCTGGAACTCGAGCCAGATCTCGAAATCGTCGGCGAAGCAGGTGACGGTATTGAGGCGGTGCGCGTCATCCGGGACGTGCAGCCCGACATCGTGCTTCTGGACGTCTCCATGCCCAAGTTGAGCGGTATCGACGTGGTCCGGGAACTCCGCAGCGTCCAGGAGATGAAGAAGGATCCCAAATTCGTGGCCATCACCGCCCATGACGACGAGGAATATCTCCGTTCCCTCTCGGCGGTGGGTGTGCACGGATATGTGCTCAAGTCCTCGGGAATGATGGAGCTGCTCTCGGCGGTCCGCTCCGTCGCCAGGGGCGAGCCCTACGTGGACCAGAAAGTGGCGGGGCGACTTCTCACGTCCTTTCATGCCCGGCGAGAGGAGGCGGACATCCTCGCCGATCTGACTCCCAAGGAGAAGGAAGTGCTCTATTGGGTCTCCCAGGGAATGAGCAACCAGGATGTGGCGAATCGGATGGTTCTTTCCGAGAAGACCGTCAAAAATCATGTGAGCCACGTTCTCCGGAAGCTCGATCTTCGTGACAGAACCCAGGCGGCGGTGCTGGCCTGGAAGCTCGGGCTCGCCCAGGCGGACCCGAGAGCCTTTGCCGTTGCAAGGGAGGCCCATGCGGGAGGAGAGGAATAG
- a CDS encoding sensor histidine kinase — MAEQEVLSHKLQEVLDHVDKSLNYSIESVSMIHEESLTRYQELLQDLDRVQRDIEDVIKANDEANAAYRMARNRLAEAAVRKDEERQRNAYDEAERLMRLKGSFEERERMLRARREELQRDVKHMESILHRSVEMIQKIRVAMEIIHSRMEDMQDVTQSLDAKSLMLALQFVERDRLRLARDIHDGPAQQFSGVLLLLEMAQRLEDLGEKSRAAEELAKARNTLGESLGDMRTLLWQLRPVGIGEGLRVVLQRFTDQVKGRYAVSCVLRMEGNDARVGQLIAANAFRIVQEAVSNAVLKGRARNIAVSCSVGNDVLRLKIVDDGCGFDVEAVLGKVRNRECYGLENMQERARLAGGTFRIESEPERGTKVTVELPLWGGNDDGKNPHSACR; from the coding sequence TTGGCGGAGCAGGAAGTGCTGAGTCATAAATTACAGGAAGTTCTCGATCATGTCGATAAGTCCTTGAACTATAGCATAGAGAGCGTGAGTATGATTCACGAGGAATCGCTGACACGCTATCAGGAGTTGCTCCAGGACCTGGACAGGGTGCAGCGGGACATTGAGGACGTGATCAAGGCCAATGACGAGGCGAACGCGGCGTACCGCATGGCGAGAAACCGTCTCGCCGAGGCGGCCGTCCGCAAAGATGAAGAGCGGCAGCGGAATGCCTACGACGAAGCGGAGCGGCTCATGCGGCTCAAGGGAAGTTTCGAGGAGCGGGAACGGATGCTCCGCGCTCGCCGGGAGGAATTGCAGCGAGATGTGAAGCACATGGAGAGCATCCTTCACCGGAGCGTGGAGATGATCCAGAAGATCCGTGTCGCCATGGAGATCATCCATTCCCGCATGGAGGATATGCAGGATGTCACGCAGAGCCTGGACGCAAAATCCCTCATGCTCGCGCTGCAGTTCGTCGAACGGGATCGCCTGCGCCTCGCCAGGGACATTCACGATGGTCCGGCGCAGCAGTTTTCCGGGGTGCTTCTCCTACTCGAGATGGCCCAGCGCCTTGAGGATCTCGGCGAGAAGAGCCGTGCGGCGGAAGAACTGGCGAAGGCGAGGAACACGCTGGGAGAGTCCCTGGGAGACATGAGAACGCTCCTGTGGCAATTGCGCCCCGTCGGCATCGGGGAAGGCCTGCGGGTTGTCCTGCAGCGATTCACCGATCAGGTGAAGGGGCGTTATGCCGTTTCCTGTGTGCTCCGCATGGAAGGAAACGATGCCCGCGTCGGCCAGCTCATCGCGGCCAATGCATTCCGGATTGTCCAGGAGGCGGTGTCGAACGCGGTGCTCAAGGGAAGAGCACGAAACATTGCTGTTTCCTGCAGCGTCGGAAATGATGTTTTGCGCCTCAAGATCGTCGACGACGGCTGTGGCTTCGATGTGGAGGCGGTTCTCGGAAAGGTCCGGAACCGCGAATGCTATGGTCTCGAGAACATGCAGGAACGTGCCCGCCTTGCGGGAGGCACGTTCCGGATCGAAAGCGAGCCGGAACGGGGAACGAAGGTGACTGTGGAGCTGCCGCTGTGGGGGGGGAACGACGATGGAAAAAATCCGCATAGTGCTTGCCGATGA
- a CDS encoding tRNA 2-thiocytidine biosynthesis TtcA family protein, whose product METPKEEPHLSQKIRSLVGQAVATHSMISEGDRILVGLSGGKDSLILLLALHHLRQRSPVSFSLKACTVNPTGEVLDTGALASLCKRLEIPFRLVEHDIFGIIRTREERSPCSFCAHLRRGLLNTAAREEACNLLALGHHLDDVVETVFLNLLEGGRFRCFKPKLWHSRTGITVIRPLVFVEEARIAREVLRLGLNPLDMSCPFAGKSRRAGVKKLVERLCGEQPSLRSNILHALTHFQANDMWTQND is encoded by the coding sequence TTGGAAACCCCGAAGGAGGAACCGCATCTTTCGCAGAAGATCCGCTCCCTGGTCGGACAGGCCGTCGCGACCCACTCCATGATTTCCGAGGGAGACCGTATTCTCGTCGGCCTCTCCGGGGGAAAGGACAGCCTGATCCTTCTGCTGGCCCTCCATCATCTGCGGCAACGGAGCCCCGTCTCCTTCTCGCTCAAAGCCTGCACCGTCAACCCGACGGGCGAGGTCCTGGACACAGGCGCACTTGCATCGCTCTGCAAAAGGCTTGAGATCCCCTTCCGCCTCGTCGAACACGATATCTTCGGCATCATCCGCACCAGGGAGGAGCGTTCCCCCTGCAGCTTCTGCGCCCATCTTCGCCGGGGCTTGCTTAACACCGCAGCCAGGGAGGAAGCGTGTAATCTTCTGGCCCTCGGTCACCATCTGGACGATGTGGTAGAGACGGTCTTCCTGAACCTTCTGGAAGGAGGACGATTCCGTTGCTTCAAACCGAAGCTGTGGCACAGCAGGACGGGCATCACGGTCATCCGCCCCCTTGTCTTCGTGGAGGAAGCGCGCATCGCCCGGGAGGTGCTGCGCCTCGGCCTGAACCCTCTCGACATGAGCTGCCCCTTCGCCGGGAAGAGCCGCCGGGCCGGAGTGAAAAAGCTTGTGGAACGTCTCTGCGGCGAACAGCCCTCTCTGCGCAGCAACATCCTTCATGCCCTGACGCACTTTCAGGCGAACGACATGTGGACACAGAACGACTAA